In Desulfurella sp., the following proteins share a genomic window:
- a CDS encoding ABC transporter substrate-binding protein, which translates to MGWFKKSIFFMLALMMGIVLMPFYAKAAAPKQILIGTLYASSGPFATSSTSQYHGLEFWANQVNKQGGVYVAAFKKKIPVKLIAYDDQSSTTLAATLYNQLITRDRVNILVADFGSVLTSVAVPIAQEHKMLLFDPTGTSAKFFSSHNPYLVLTSLPTSGVWPTVLADFLISHKINKVAVIYSANDFNQSQAETLKSKLEAAKIKPVYYHAVPTDTSNYTVLIRTVEATHPQALIEFGYPTNDIAFLQNLQATGAKFNMVFTIFPGQQLALIEKNVGTKALEYTYTYPTPPLLVYNKVNYGMPMSEFEKIYTQTTKRPVDFLTVAGYNAGLIIQKTLATSKEFNQLSFRNAINTFSGKLFTLNGLFKINNEGAQIGEFLPVGQFQPTKTGLVLHVVYPQNIATGKPIYPAP; encoded by the coding sequence ATGGGCTGGTTCAAAAAAAGTATATTTTTTATGCTTGCATTAATGATGGGTATTGTTTTGATGCCTTTTTATGCTAAAGCAGCCGCGCCAAAACAAATACTTATTGGCACACTTTATGCAAGCTCGGGGCCATTTGCGACCTCTTCTACATCACAGTATCATGGTCTGGAATTTTGGGCAAATCAGGTTAACAAACAAGGGGGCGTGTATGTAGCTGCTTTTAAAAAGAAAATACCAGTAAAATTGATAGCATATGACGATCAAAGTTCTACAACCCTTGCAGCTACACTATACAACCAGTTAATTACAAGGGACAGGGTAAATATTTTAGTGGCAGACTTTGGTTCTGTGTTAACATCTGTTGCTGTGCCTATTGCGCAAGAACACAAAATGTTACTCTTTGATCCAACAGGTACTTCTGCAAAATTCTTTTCATCCCATAATCCATACCTTGTTCTTACAAGTCTACCAACAAGTGGCGTTTGGCCAACTGTATTGGCTGACTTTCTAATTTCTCACAAGATAAACAAAGTAGCTGTAATTTATTCAGCAAACGACTTTAATCAATCACAAGCAGAAACACTCAAATCTAAATTAGAAGCTGCCAAGATCAAACCTGTTTATTATCATGCTGTACCAACCGATACTTCAAATTATACTGTGCTTATAAGAACAGTTGAAGCAACACATCCCCAGGCACTTATAGAATTTGGATATCCAACAAATGATATAGCATTCTTGCAAAATTTGCAGGCAACTGGAGCCAAATTCAACATGGTATTTACCATCTTCCCCGGTCAACAACTTGCTTTGATAGAAAAAAATGTTGGAACAAAAGCACTTGAGTATACTTATACATACCCAACACCACCTTTGCTAGTTTATAACAAAGTAAACTATGGTATGCCAATGAGCGAATTTGAGAAGATCTACACACAAACAACAAAAAGACCTGTAGATTTTCTAACTGTAGCAGGCTATAATGCTGGTTTGATAATACAAAAAACACTTGCAACAAGCAAAGAATTCAACCAGCTATCATTCAGAAATGCAATAAATACTTTTTCAGGAAAATTATTCACACTCAATGGCTTGTTTAAAATCAACAATGAAGGTGCTCAAATTGGAGAATTTTTGCCTGTGGGACAATTCCAACCAACAAAAACCGGTTTAGTGTTGCATGTTGTATATCCACAAAATATTGCTACTGGAAAACCAATTTACCCAGCACCTTAA